Below is a genomic region from Halobacterium sp. CBA1132.
ACTTTCGAATACAGTAAAAGAACTTGAGAAGTTCGGTGTCCAACGCTCGCGGAAAGCGGTCCATGATTGGGTACAGAAAGCTGATCTACAGCCCGCCAGCGACGCCAGCCCGGATCAGGTTGCGGTTGACGAAACGGTGATCCGTATCGACGGCCAGCAGTACTGGCTGTACGCTGCCGTCAATCCAGACTCGAACAAATTCCTGCACGTACGGCTGTTTCCGACGACAACAACGGCGTTGACTGAACGATTTCTGCAGGAATTACGCGAGAAACACGACGTCGAAGATGCCGTGTTTCTAGTTGATCACGCCCAGCACCTCAAAACAGCACTCCAGCGAGTCGGGCTCCGATTCCAAACCGTTCGTCATGGGAATCGGAATGCTGTCGAACGTGTTTTTCGAGAGATAAAACGACGGACTTCCTCGTTCAGTAATAGTTTCAGCCACGTCGAGCCAACAACAGCGGAATCGTGGTTGCAAGCCTTCGCCGTCTGGTGGAACTCGCTAAACTAAACACGATGGTTCTCCGCGCCCCGCCCCTGATGGGCGGGAACGATATGTTCGAAGCCCATGACCTCGCGGACGGCGTCGCGGAGGTCGCGGAAGCTATCGCTGCCGGCGTAGGCCTCGTCGCCGCCCATCAGGGCGGCCCACTGGCTGGTGCTCATCGTGCCGGTGCCGGAGTCGGTGAGGAGGTCGACGAAGACGTCCGCGCTGTCGAGATTGAAGACGTTGTAGCCCGCGTCCCGGAGCGCGGCCTCGCGGTCCTCGCGGTCGAGCAGCCGAATCGGTTCGACCATCGCGGCCTTGTACGAGCGCATACCCGAGAGACGCGCGAAATCGCGATAAACCCGGCGAGCCAGCCGTGTACGGCAGTGTACAGGGATGTACGCTCGCCGCCGTGACTGTGCGAAAAACGAAGGGCGCCGGTTAGGAACTGAAGCGGCCCTGAACGATTTCCAGCGTCTCCTCGCGGTCGTCCCAGTCGACGAAGACGGCGACCGACGTCGCACTGGAGATGATGTCGATGACGTTGATGCCCGCGTCCGCGATGGGGTCGACGATGCGCCGGAGGATGCCCGGCTGATTCGGGAGTTCGCCGCCGAGCACGCGGATAACGGCGACCTCGTCGCGGACGGTGACCGAGGAGAGTTCGCCGACCTCGATGACCTCGCTGTGGAGGACGTTCTCGGCGCGCTCGGCGAGGTCCTCGTCGACGTAGAACGTCATCGAGTCCATGCCGGACGCGACCGCGTCGACGTTGATATCCGAGTCGTCGAGCGCGGTCGACAGCGTCGACATGATGCCGGGGCGGTTGCGGATGGCGCGCCCGGCGACGGTGAGACACGCCAGCGGCGAGTCCCGCATGTCGATCATGTTCTCAAACTGGCCCTCGATTTTGGTGCCGCCGGAGAGCAGGTCGCCGTGCTGGTAGTGGATGACGCGGACGTCGAGTTCGTCGTCCTTGAACGAGAGCGCGGAGGGAGCGACGACTTCCGCGCCGCGGAAGGACAGGTTCCGGAGTTCGTCGACGGTGATTTCGCCGACGTTGCGTGCGCCCTCGACGACGTGGGGGTCGCCGGTCATGACGCCCTCGACGTCGGTGACGATGACCACTTCGTCGGCGTCGGCGTACCGGCCGAGCATCACGGCCGTGGTGTCGCTGCCGCCCCGTCCAAGCGTGGTGACGTTGCCGTCGAGGTCCTCCGCGAGGAAGCCCGTGATGACGGGGACGACGTCGCCGAGGTCCGCGGCGAGCGCTTCCACGCGCTCGCGGGTCTCCTCGACGTCGACTTCGCCGCGGTCGTTGGCGACGACCGGCCAGTCGGGGTGGCCGGGTTCGAGGAACACCGCGTTCACGCCGCGGGCGGCCAACGCCGCCTTCAGCATCCGCACGGACGTGCGCTCGCCCATCGAGACGATTTCCGCGCGGTCGGCGTCGTCGGCCTCGAACGTGATGTCGTCGAGCAGTTCGTCGGTCGTGTTCCCCATCGCCGACGCGACCACCGCGATTTCGTGGCCGGCTGCGACGGCGTCAGCGACGGAGTCCGCGGCCCGCTCGATGCGGTCGCCGCTCCCGAGACTGGTGCCGCCGAACTTCGCGACTACGCGCATCGCTTCCCACCGGACCTCGAAGCCGTACTCATTGCCGGGTCGTAGGGACGCGGGTGGTGATAACTGCTTGCATGCACGAAACGGTTGCCTCCCGTCCGCCCGCGGCGTTAAGTTCGTCGCTGGTGTACTTGAAGCCATGAACGTTCGTGACGCGACGGGCGACGACGCGGACGCGATGGACCGCGTCGCCGACGACGACATCGACGCGGCGCGCCTCGTCAGGGACCGAACGGTGCGCGTCGCCGACGACAACGGCGACATCGCGGGGTTCGTGGCGTTCGACGCGTGGCGCGGCGCCGTCCACGTCACGCGACTGGCGGGCGACGCAGAGACGGTCGGCGCGTTGCTCGACGGCCCGCGGGAGTTCGCGGCCAACGAGGGCCTCTCGGTGGAGGCGGTGCTGAACGAGGACGACGCGCTGGGCGACGTGTTGGAAGCGGAAGGATTCGAAGACGTGGGCGCGGGACCGCGCTTCGACGGCGCGCCGACACGGCGGTACCGCTGGGAGCCGTAGTTAGAGGTCCATACGCTCGAAGCGGTAGTAGCCGAGCGCGGGGGCGACGACGAGCCATGCGAACAGAATCGCCAGCGACGCCCACCCGGAGAGGTAGACGGGGACGGGGTCGAAGGCGGGCAGGAACGTCGCGCTGCTGTTCGCGAACCACTGGACGGCGGACGCGAACGCCTCACTCGGGGAGAGCCGCTGCACGAAGAAGTACCATCCGGGGGCGTCGAGGAACAGCGAGCCGTCGGCGGCCTGTCCTACCGGCGGCGTGAGCGACCCTTCGAGGAGGTAGTAGATGGCGTTCGGGACGAACCCCCAGACGACTTCGAAGAGGATGAAGAAGCCCGCGGCGAGGACGGTGGTGCGCCCGGAGTCTTTCGTCGTCGCGGAGATGCCGACGCCGATGGCGGTGTAGACGACGCCGAGCAGGAGCGTGAGTACCGCGAATATCACGAAGACGATGGGGTCGAAGGCGTCGTACGTCGCGAGGATGACGACGAGCGCCGACGCCAGCCCGACGAGGATGGACACCGCGAGCACGCCGCCGCGGCCGACAACTTTCCCGACGACGGCGTCGCGTCGGGTGTGGGGCAGCGACAGCAGGAACTTCGCGCTCCCGGATTCGAGTTCGCCCGCGATGGCCTTGTGCGTCACCACGAGCGCGGTAATCGGGATGAGGAACGCGGCCGAACCCAACAGGAACGTGACGTAGTCCAGGCTAGAGAGCGTAGCGTCGCCCGTGCCCGCGATGAGCGTGTAGATGTACGCCATGCCCGCCATGAACACCACGAACAGCGCGGTGAGCGCCCACAGCGCCTTCGAGCGCGAGGCGTCCTTGAAGTCCTTGCGCGCAATCGCGGACCAGCTCATGCCGACACCTCCTCGTCGTGGCCGTTGGTGTACGCGGCGAACACGTCGTCGAGCGAGGCCTCCTGCGTGGCGAAGTCGGTGACCTCGCCGCCGGCGGCCTCGACGGCGTCGAGGACGTCGGTCTTGGAGGCGCCCTCGGTGGTCACGGTGAGGACGTCGCGGTCGGCGTCCACGCTCGTGACCCCGGGCACGCCCTCGACGGCTTCGAGGACGTCTGGCGTGAGTTCCCCGACGGTCACCGTCAGGGTCGAGCCCGTGCCCGCGGCCTCGCGGAGCCCGCGGATGGTGTCCTGCGCGACGAGTTCGCCCGCTTGGAGGATGCCGACGCGGTCACAGACGGCTTCGACCTGTTCGAGGATGTGGCTGGAGAAGAAGACGGTCGCGCCCCGTTCGGCCTCCTCCGTGATGATTTCGCGCATCTCGCGGGCGCCGTTCGGGTCCAGTCCCGTCGACGGTTCGTCCAGAATCAGGAGGTCGGGGTCGCCGACGAGCGCGATGGCGAGCGCGAGGCGCTGTTGCATCCCCTTCGAGAAGCCGCCGGCCTTCCGGTCGGCGGCGTCCGGGATGCCGACGCGGTCGAGGAGTGCGTCGGGGTCGTCGTCGGCGCCTTTGGACTCGATGGCGAACTGGAGGTGTTGGCGCGCGGTGAGGCGCTCGTAGACGTGGAACCCCTCGGGGAGGACGCCGATGCGCTGGCGGATGGCCAGCGACTCGTCGTGGGCGTCGAGACCGAGCACGGTCGCGGTGCCGGCGGTCGGCCGCACGAAGTCCAAGAGGATGTCGATGGTCGTGGACTTCCCCGCGCCGTTTGGTCCGAGGAAGCCGTATATCTCCCCGGACTGGACTTCGAGGTCGAGGTCGTGGAGGGCGGTGACGTCACCGTATTGCTTGGTGACGCCGGCGAGTTCGATTGCTGCCATGCGGGAGAAATCTCACCGCCCTCGTAAATCTATTGGGGGTGTTCGCAGCGCGAGCAACCGCACGGCGGCGCCTCAGAGTTCGAGGCGGCCGAATCGTCGCGCGGCGAGCGCGAACCCAACGGCGGTCCACGCGAGCAGCACGGCGGCGCCGGCACCGTCGGGGACAGACGCGACTGACGCCACCGGCTCGACGCCGACGACAGTGAGAGCGCTCGCGTACGCGTACGTCGGGCTGGCGACGACGAGCGTGTCGATGAGACTGCTGGAGACGTTCACGCCGAACGTGCCGGAGAGAACGGTGCGACCGATGGCGAGGAGTATCGGCCAGAAGAACGCGAGGAGGAAGAAGCCGAACGTGGTGGCGGCGGACAGCGTCGTGCTCGTCGAGCGCGCGGTGAACGCGAGCGTCGCGGCGACGAACGCGGCGGCCAGCAGCGCGGCGAGCGCGAGCACGGCGAGCACACGGACCGCAGGCACGGATGCGCCGCGGACCGCGTAGACGACGGTGGCGACGACGATTGCCGCGACGACGGAGACGAGCGTCGTCGCGAGGCGGGCGGCGCCCGCGCCGGCGAGGAACGCCGACCGCGAGTGCGGCAGCGAGAGCGTGAGGCGGACGCGGCCGCTGGCGACGGCGCTCGGCACGGCCTCGTGGGTGAGCGTGCCGGCGGTCAGTGGCACTGCGAACATGAACAGCAACGCGAGCGTAGTGGGCAGCGGCGTCACGCCGGCGTTCGTGGCGCCGTACGCGAACCCGAACGCCAGCAGCGCGAAGAGACCACCGAAGATGCGCAGGGAGTTGTCGGCGCGGAGGGTGCGGAGGTCGCGGCGCGCGACGACCGGCCACATCACGCTACCACCACCGGGAGGACAGTCTGCATGGTCGGGCGGTCGCGGTACGTAGTGAAGTGTCTTGCTGGTGCCTGCAGCCGCTGCGAACGCTACACGCGGTCGTCGGGGTCGTGGGAGTCCCGCATCCGGCTGGCTTCCTGTCCGTACCGCTCGCGGTCCTCGGGGTCCTCGACGGGTTCGAGGTCGCCGACGTCGGCGTCGACGGCGGCGGTGGGGTCGCCGGCGTTCAGCGAGCGCTGCTTGCGGAGCACGCGCTCGCCGTCGGCGGTCGCGTACACGAGGTTCAGCAGCCCCTTGTCGGTGTACTCGCGGAAGACGAGCCAGACGCGCTCGGTTTCGGGCATACGCGGAACTTCGACGGCCCGTGGTTCAAGTGTGGCGGTTCGGGCACCCGACTACGCGAGGAAGCCGCCGAGCAGCCCGCCGATTGCGGCGACGACGACGTCGGCGACGACGGTCACGAGCGCGACGACGAGGACGAGGACGGCCACCGTCGGGACGCCGGCGACGACCGCGCCGACGGCGACCGCGCCCCAGAAGACGTACGCGGGCGCGCCGAACAGCACGCCGACCAGCGCGCCGGCGAGCAGCGAACTGCGGTCGGTGAGGTAGCCCGCGACGGCGCCGCCGCCGGCTTGCGCGAACGGGACGAACGCGAGCGCGGTCGCGAGCACGGCGCCGAGCAGGGTCGCGTGCCAGCGCGGCGGTCGCAGGTCGGCGGCGACGCGCTGGCGGACGCGGCCGCGGTACCGGTAGAACCACGCGCCGGCGACGACCAGGAGGACGCCGGTCGCGACGAGGCCGCCGCCGGCCCACGTCGCAATCCCGTGGACGGCATCCACGAGCGCGGGTTCGGAGAGGCCGAACGGCTGGTCGCCGTTCGCGACGGCTTCGGCGGCGAACTCCTCGGCGAACGTTCGGTCGATGGTCGCGACAATCACGCCGAGCCACGCGATTACGAGGCCTTCGACGGCGAGGAGGGCGACGAGCAGGTAGTCGAGTAGCTGGTCGTAGAACACCGAGGATTCGGGGTCCGAGGTGGATTCGGAGGGCGTCGTCATCGTCGGAGACAACTCGGCCGGCGTGGGTTAAGTTCGCCGGTGGTTCGCACGCCGAGCGACGCCGGGACCGCGCAGTTGAAAGTCGCCGCGGCCGTAGCGCGGACCGATGAACGCGGAGGCTGTCCGGGCGCGCGCCGGCGAGCTGCCGACGGAGCCCGGGGTCTACCAGTTCCTCGAACGGCGGGACGGGGACGACGTCGTGCTCTACGTCGGGAAGGCCGTCGACCTGCGGGACCGCGTGCGGTCGTACGCGGACCCGAGGAGCCGGCGCATCGGCCGGATGGTCGAACGCGCGGACGCAATCGACTTCGCGGTGACGGACACGGAGACGCAGGCGCTGCTGTTGGAGGCGAACCTCGTGAAGCGCCACCAGCCGCGGTACAACGTCCGCCTCAAAGACGACAAATCCTACCCGCTCGTGCAGTTCACGGGCCACGCCGCCCCCCGAATCGAGGTGACCCGCGACCCCGAGGAGGGCGCGGCGGCGTACGGCCCGTACACGGACAAGGGCGAGGTGGAGACGGTGGTGAAAGCGATTCGGGAGGTGTACGGACTGCGGGGGTGCTCGGACCACAAGTACCGGGGCCGCGACCGGCCGTGTCTGGACTACGAGATGGGGCTGTGTTCGGCGCCCTGCACGGGCGAAATCAGCGAGGGCGAGTACGCGGCGGACGTGGAGGCGGCCGAGCGCTTCTTCGAGGGGGAGACGGGCGCGCTCGCGGACCCCATCGAGCGCGAGATGGAGCGGGCCGCCCAGTCCCGGAACTTCGAGCGCGCGGCGAACCTGCGGGACCGACTGGACGTCGTGGAGGGGTTCCACGGCGGCGCTGGCGCGGCGGTCGCGAACAGCGACGACACAGCGACGACAGACGTGCTGGGCGTGGCCGTGGAGGGCGAGGACGCCACAGTCGCGCGCCTGCACGCCGAGCGCGGGCAGCTCGTGGAGCGCGACCAGCACCATCTGGACGCGCCCGACAACGAGGACCCGGCGGACGTGCTGGCGGCGTTCCTCGTGCAGTTCTACGCGGAGCGTGACCTCCCGGACCGCCTGCTGTTGCCCGAGCGCCACGGCGACGACGACGTGTCCGCGTGGCTCGACGAGGCGGGCGTCGAGGTCACGGTGCCGGGCGCGGGCCGGGACGCGACGCTCGTGGACTTGGCGCTGAAGAACGCCCACCGACGTTCGGGGGATAGCGACGAACTCGGCGCGCTCGCGGACGCGCTCGGCATCGACCGGCCGACCCGCATCGAGGGATTCGACGTGAGCCACGCGCAGGGGAGGGCTGTGGTCGGCAGCGACATCTGCTTCGTCGACGGGAGCGCCGAGAAGGCCGACTACCGCCGGAAGAAACTCGACGACGAGAACGACGACTACGCGAACATGTACCGGCTGCTGCGGTGGCGCGCCGACCGCGCGGTCGAAGCTGAACGTGCCGGCGGGGACGCTGGCGACGACCGCCCGGACCCCGACCTGCTGCTCGTCGACGGCGGGGAGGGGCAACTTGGGGCGGCCCGGAAGGCGCTCGACGACGCCGGCTGGGACGTGCCGGTGGTCGCGCTGGCGAAAGACGAGGAACTCGTGGTGACCGAGTCCCGGACGTACGACTGGGACGACGACGCCCCGCAGTTGCACGTCCTCCAGCGCGTGCGCGACGAAGCCCACCGGTTCGCGGTGGCGTACCACCAGACGCTGCGCGACGACGTGGAGACGACGCTGGACAACGTCGACGGCGTCGGCCCCGAGTTGCGCAAGCGGCTGCTGCGGCGGTTCGGCAGCGTCGAGAGCGTGCGCGAGGCGTCCGTCGAGGACTTGCGGGACATCGAGGGCGTCGGGGCGGCGACCGCGGAGACCATTGCGAGTCGGCTGTAACTAACCTTCGAGAACGTCCATGACATTTATTGACGTGGGGAGAGTACGTCCGCGTGTGATGAGCTACGACGACGGACGTCGAGGGCGCATCGAGGAGGAAACGGACCGCGCCAGCGACGGGACACCCCCTACAGGGCTACTCCGATCCGTCGTCGCGCGGTTCACCCGACACGTACGAGAGTGGCCGAGTCGGTACGTCGACCAGCAGGCGGCCGTGTACGAGCGGTAGCTACGACTCGATTCGGACGGTCATCACCGGCGCCGGCGACGTGCGAACGACTTTCTCCGTGACGCTGCCGACGAGGTAGTGGTCGATACCCGTGCGGCCGTGAGTCCCCATCACGACCACGTCGACGTCCTCGGCTTCGACGTAGTCGACGATGGCTTCGTGAGGAACACCCTCGACGACGGCGCACTCGACGGCGATATCGTCGGGGAGAGAGGCGACAGTCTCGTCAGCGTCGGTCTCCGCTCGGTCGCGCTCGCCTTCCGCCCACGCGTCGGCTGCGAGGCCCGCGCTCGGCGTCTCGAAGCGGTTGCGCTCGTCAGCGACGGCGAGCACGTGGACGGTGGCGTCGTACGCTCGCGCGAGCGTCGCGGCGTGCTCTGCAGCCGCCGCGGTCCCCTCGCTGCCGTCGGTCGGGAGGAGGATGCGCTCGTACATCTCAGAACCCCCCCGTGGCCATCAGGAACAGCGCGATAGAGATGATGGCGAACAGGCTGCCGACGCCCTTCTTGATGGTCTCCGTGTCCAGCGCGGCGGAGACGTACGGCGCAATCTGACCGCCGAGGGTCGCTGCGGGTACCGTCCAGACGACCATGTTCCACGGCGTCGTCGAAAGGTCCATGGCGTGCCCGCCGACCAAGCCGCCGCCGAAGACGTGGACGAGCGACGCGATGATGGCCGTGGTCGCGACGACGATGTGGTTGGTGCCGATGGCGACCCGGACGGGAATCTTCGAGGAGAGCATCGAGATGATACCCAGTTCGCCGATGCCGAATCCGGCGAGCCCCTGGAAGGTGCCGCCGACGCTGTAGTTGGCGAACCGCCGGAGGTAGCCCGAGCGGTCGTACTCGTAGGTGTTGCCGTCGCGGTCGACGCGCGTGACGGCGCCGTCCTCGGTGCGGACGCCGGCGGGCCCGAGCTTGTCGGCGTCGTCGGGGAGGTTCGAGCCGCCGTCCGCGGCTGCTGCGGCGTCGCTGTCCTCGTCGGCGCTGTCACCGTGCCCGAGATCGGCCTTGAACAGGAGGTACGACGCCGCCAGCAGCGCGACCCCGAGCAGCGCGTGGAACACCGGCTCCGGGATGAAGAACGACAGCAGCGCGCCGCCGACGACGAACGGCAGGCCGCCGAGCACCAGCGACAGCGCGAGTTTGCGGTCGACGAGCCCGTACTGGACGAACGCGATGGAGGAACTGGAGAGCCCGAAGGACTCGCTGATGAGCC
It encodes:
- a CDS encoding IS6 family transposase encodes the protein MAETTRLSGCSDWIELDFVERERTPSELMQLGIRLHLAGLSLSNTVKELEKFGVQRSRKAVHDWVQKADLQPASDASPDQVAVDETVIRIDGQQYWLYAAVNPDSNKFLHVRLFPTTTTALTERFLQELREKHDVEDAVFLVDHAQHLKTALQRVGLRFQTVRHGNRNAVERVFREIKRRTSSFSNSFSHVEPTTAESWLQAFAVWWNSLN
- a CDS encoding beta-eliminating lyase-related protein; the encoded protein is MRSYKAAMVEPIRLLDREDREAALRDAGYNVFNLDSADVFVDLLTDSGTGTMSTSQWAALMGGDEAYAGSDSFRDLRDAVREVMGFEHIVPAHQGRGAENHRV
- a CDS encoding aspartate kinase, with amino-acid sequence MRVVAKFGGTSLGSGDRIERAADSVADAVAAGHEIAVVASAMGNTTDELLDDITFEADDADRAEIVSMGERTSVRMLKAALAARGVNAVFLEPGHPDWPVVANDRGEVDVEETRERVEALAADLGDVVPVITGFLAEDLDGNVTTLGRGGSDTTAVMLGRYADADEVVIVTDVEGVMTGDPHVVEGARNVGEITVDELRNLSFRGAEVVAPSALSFKDDELDVRVIHYQHGDLLSGGTKIEGQFENMIDMRDSPLACLTVAGRAIRNRPGIMSTLSTALDDSDINVDAVASGMDSMTFYVDEDLAERAENVLHSEVIEVGELSSVTVRDEVAVIRVLGGELPNQPGILRRIVDPIADAGINVIDIISSATSVAVFVDWDDREETLEIVQGRFSS
- a CDS encoding ABC transporter permease subunit, whose product is MSWSAIARKDFKDASRSKALWALTALFVVFMAGMAYIYTLIAGTGDATLSSLDYVTFLLGSAAFLIPITALVVTHKAIAGELESGSAKFLLSLPHTRRDAVVGKVVGRGGVLAVSILVGLASALVVILATYDAFDPIVFVIFAVLTLLLGVVYTAIGVGISATTKDSGRTTVLAAGFFILFEVVWGFVPNAIYYLLEGSLTPPVGQAADGSLFLDAPGWYFFVQRLSPSEAFASAVQWFANSSATFLPAFDPVPVYLSGWASLAILFAWLVVAPALGYYRFERMDL
- a CDS encoding ABC transporter ATP-binding protein, yielding MAAIELAGVTKQYGDVTALHDLDLEVQSGEIYGFLGPNGAGKSTTIDILLDFVRPTAGTATVLGLDAHDESLAIRQRIGVLPEGFHVYERLTARQHLQFAIESKGADDDPDALLDRVGIPDAADRKAGGFSKGMQQRLALAIALVGDPDLLILDEPSTGLDPNGAREMREIITEEAERGATVFFSSHILEQVEAVCDRVGILQAGELVAQDTIRGLREAAGTGSTLTVTVGELTPDVLEAVEGVPGVTSVDADRDVLTVTTEGASKTDVLDAVEAAGGEVTDFATQEASLDDVFAAYTNGHDEEVSA
- a CDS encoding ABC transporter permease subunit; translation: MWPVVARRDLRTLRADNSLRIFGGLFALLAFGFAYGATNAGVTPLPTTLALLFMFAVPLTAGTLTHEAVPSAVASGRVRLTLSLPHSRSAFLAGAGAARLATTLVSVVAAIVVATVVYAVRGASVPAVRVLAVLALAALLAAAFVAATLAFTARSTSTTLSAATTFGFFLLAFFWPILLAIGRTVLSGTFGVNVSSSLIDTLVVASPTYAYASALTVVGVEPVASVASVPDGAGAAVLLAWTAVGFALAARRFGRLEL
- a CDS encoding DUF5518 domain-containing protein encodes the protein MTTPSESTSDPESSVFYDQLLDYLLVALLAVEGLVIAWLGVIVATIDRTFAEEFAAEAVANGDQPFGLSEPALVDAVHGIATWAGGGLVATGVLLVVAGAWFYRYRGRVRQRVAADLRPPRWHATLLGAVLATALAFVPFAQAGGGAVAGYLTDRSSLLAGALVGVLFGAPAYVFWGAVAVGAVVAGVPTVAVLVLVVALVTVVADVVVAAIGGLLGGFLA
- a CDS encoding excinuclease ABC subunit C; translation: MNAEAVRARAGELPTEPGVYQFLERRDGDDVVLYVGKAVDLRDRVRSYADPRSRRIGRMVERADAIDFAVTDTETQALLLEANLVKRHQPRYNVRLKDDKSYPLVQFTGHAAPRIEVTRDPEEGAAAYGPYTDKGEVETVVKAIREVYGLRGCSDHKYRGRDRPCLDYEMGLCSAPCTGEISEGEYAADVEAAERFFEGETGALADPIEREMERAAQSRNFERAANLRDRLDVVEGFHGGAGAAVANSDDTATTDVLGVAVEGEDATVARLHAERGQLVERDQHHLDAPDNEDPADVLAAFLVQFYAERDLPDRLLLPERHGDDDVSAWLDEAGVEVTVPGAGRDATLVDLALKNAHRRSGDSDELGALADALGIDRPTRIEGFDVSHAQGRAVVGSDICFVDGSAEKADYRRKKLDDENDDYANMYRLLRWRADRAVEAERAGGDAGDDRPDPDLLLVDGGEGQLGAARKALDDAGWDVPVVALAKDEELVVTESRTYDWDDDAPQLHVLQRVRDEAHRFAVAYHQTLRDDVETTLDNVDGVGPELRKRLLRRFGSVESVREASVEDLRDIEGVGAATAETIASRL
- a CDS encoding universal stress protein, whose translation is MYERILLPTDGSEGTAAAAEHAATLARAYDATVHVLAVADERNRFETPSAGLAADAWAEGERDRAETDADETVASLPDDIAVECAVVEGVPHEAIVDYVEAEDVDVVVMGTHGRTGIDHYLVGSVTEKVVRTSPAPVMTVRIES
- a CDS encoding sulfite exporter TauE/SafE family protein, which codes for MSDADGSSTARVTKTFLKYQHVFVFLAPVLFVAGVYFGPFAPADPAPGYWTNYWWLFPAFLTGATIVNTVGISGSAIFVPFLIFVYPLFAAPLEAETLVKIGLISESFGLSSSSIAFVQYGLVDRKLALSLVLGGLPFVVGGALLSFFIPEPVFHALLGVALLAASYLLFKADLGHGDSADEDSDAAAAADGGSNLPDDADKLGPAGVRTEDGAVTRVDRDGNTYEYDRSGYLRRFANYSVGGTFQGLAGFGIGELGIISMLSSKIPVRVAIGTNHIVVATTAIIASLVHVFGGGLVGGHAMDLSTTPWNMVVWTVPAATLGGQIAPYVSAALDTETIKKGVGSLFAIISIALFLMATGGF